CGGGCGATCTCGGATTTGTCCTGTCACAACATGCGGTAGAGTACGCCCGGCGCGCGCTGAGCCACAGCGGCCAGCCCTGGCCCGGGCATGTTCAGTGGTTCGCCATTGGCAGAACTACCGCGCTGGCGTTTCACAACGTGACCGGGCTGGATATTCGCTATCCGCAGGATCGGGAAATCAGCGAAGTCTTGCTACAATTACCTGAATTGCAAAATATTGCCGGGAAGCGGGCGCTGATCCTGCGCGGCAATGGCGGCCGCGAGCTGCTGGGTACGACCCTGGCGGCGCGCGGCGCAGAGATAGCCTACAGCGAATGCTACCAGCGTAGCCCCAGGCACTATAACGGCGCGCAGGAGGCCCATCGCTGGCAACAGCGCGGTATTCGCACGCTTATCGTGACCAGCGGGGAGATGCTGCGCCAGCTGTATACGCTTACGCCGGAGTGGTATCGGCACAACTGGTTGCTGACCTGTCAACTGGTGGTCGTCAGTGAGCGTCTGGCATGCCTGGCCCGGGAGCTGGGCTGGCGGGATATTCAGGTCGCCGACAATGCGGACAATGATGCGCTATTACGCGCGTTACCATCACAGTAAACATGGGATGTCAGAATGACGGAACAACAGAAAGAGTCCTCCGCCAGGGTTGAAGAAACCAGCGCGGCTGTAGGGTCATCGCCGGAAAGTGCGAAGAAGAGCGCGGCCAGTACACCCGCGAAGCCCCCGCGCCACGGGGTGGCAGGTATCGCCCTGGGGGCGATTGCTATTGCCATCGCACTGGCCGCTGGCGTGAGCCTGTACACCTGGGGTAAGCATCAGGCATCCTCGCAGCTGGCCATGAGCGACAGCCTCAGCAGCCAGCTGGAAACGCTACAGCAGCAGCAAAAACAGCAGCAGGACGCCTTCACCACCCTGCTCAATCAGCAGGCGGCCCAGCTAAACGCCGCAACCACGGCCCGGGATCAGCTCGCAAAGGAGCTTAAAGAGGTCCAGCAGAAGGTTGCGATGATTTCCGGCAGCGATGCCAAAACCTGGCTGCTGGCCCAGGCCGATTTCCTGGTTAAGCTGGCGGGCAGAAAATTGTGGAGCGATCAGGATGTCACAACCGCGGCGGCGTTACTGAAAAGTGCCGATGCCAGCCTGGCGGACATGAACGATCCGAGCCTTATTGGCGCACGCCGGGCGATTACGGAAGATATTGCCACCCTTTCCGCCCTCACCCAGACCGATTACGACGGGATTATCCTGAAGCTCAACCAGCTGACCAACCAGGTGGATAACCTGCACCTGGCGGATAACAATACCGATGACTCCCCCATGGACGCCGACAGTGCCGAGCTCTCCAGCTCGTTAACGGAATGGCGCCAGAACCTGGTAAAAAGCTGGGACAGTTTTATGGACAGCTTTATTACTATCCGCCGCCGGGATGAGAGCGCCGTTCCGCTGCTGGCGCCGAACCAGGATATCTATCTGCGGGAGAATATTCGCT
This Shimwellia blattae DSM 4481 = NBRC 105725 DNA region includes the following protein-coding sequences:
- the hemD gene encoding uroporphyrinogen-III synthase, whose protein sequence is MSILVTRPSPAGEQLVARLRSLGREAWHFPLIEFSPGRELAQLPAALAGLRPGDLGFVLSQHAVEYARRALSHSGQPWPGHVQWFAIGRTTALAFHNVTGLDIRYPQDREISEVLLQLPELQNIAGKRALILRGNGGRELLGTTLAARGAEIAYSECYQRSPRHYNGAQEAHRWQQRGIRTLIVTSGEMLRQLYTLTPEWYRHNWLLTCQLVVVSERLACLARELGWRDIQVADNADNDALLRALPSQ
- the hemX gene encoding uroporphyrinogen-III C-methyltransferase — encoded protein: MTEQQKESSARVEETSAAVGSSPESAKKSAASTPAKPPRHGVAGIALGAIAIAIALAAGVSLYTWGKHQASSQLAMSDSLSSQLETLQQQQKQQQDAFTTLLNQQAAQLNAATTARDQLAKELKEVQQKVAMISGSDAKTWLLAQADFLVKLAGRKLWSDQDVTTAAALLKSADASLADMNDPSLIGARRAITEDIATLSALTQTDYDGIILKLNQLTNQVDNLHLADNNTDDSPMDADSAELSSSLTEWRQNLVKSWDSFMDSFITIRRRDESAVPLLAPNQDIYLRENIRSRLLIAVQAVPRHQSDVYKQSLENVATWVRAYYDTNDASTRAFLEELNNLSQQNINMDVPETLKSQPVMEKLVQTRVRNLMAQSASNSAAPVPAPAPAPAPAPAPAPAPAPAPAPAPAPEHTTTAQPATPDSAAPAAAQGE